A genomic region of Erythrobacter sp. SCSIO 43205 contains the following coding sequences:
- a CDS encoding nucleotidyltransferase family protein: MTALVLAASRAGPQDAVAKLQNVSHKCLVELDGEVMLQRVVREIAESRHAGDIYVSIESEELMRGVPYLNEMMEAGRLHFVAAGENLFASIEHAANTIPNAYPLVVSTGDNALHTSEMFDHFCAETLSSGAQVSVAMTSAATILEAYPDGKRAFHELKDGGWSSCNLYAATSADAVAAAKVFETGGQFGKQPRRILKAFGLRFMLMYKFALATIDGMAAHLAKRWGVEVKVVRMPFADAPIDVDNPGDFARTEAILKKRRGAA; the protein is encoded by the coding sequence GTGACCGCTCTGGTCCTCGCCGCAAGTCGTGCAGGGCCTCAAGATGCGGTCGCCAAGCTCCAGAATGTGAGCCACAAATGCCTCGTCGAGCTCGACGGCGAAGTCATGCTCCAGCGGGTGGTGCGCGAAATCGCTGAAAGTCGTCATGCAGGCGACATCTACGTCTCGATTGAGAGCGAAGAGCTGATGCGAGGCGTTCCCTACCTCAACGAGATGATGGAAGCAGGCCGGTTGCACTTCGTGGCCGCTGGCGAAAATCTCTTTGCCAGCATCGAACACGCCGCGAACACCATCCCCAACGCCTATCCGCTGGTGGTTTCGACCGGTGACAACGCGCTGCACACCTCGGAAATGTTCGACCATTTCTGCGCAGAGACGCTGAGTTCCGGCGCGCAGGTTTCGGTGGCAATGACGTCTGCTGCGACCATTCTCGAAGCTTATCCCGATGGCAAACGCGCGTTTCACGAATTGAAAGACGGCGGCTGGTCAAGCTGCAATCTGTATGCTGCCACGTCCGCCGATGCCGTCGCAGCCGCGAAGGTGTTTGAAACCGGCGGCCAGTTCGGCAAGCAACCCCGCCGCATTCTTAAAGCGTTCGGGCTTCGCTTTATGCTGATGTACAAATTTGCCCTCGCAACAATCGACGGCATGGCTGCCCACCTCGCCAAGCGCTGGGGCGTGGAAGTGAAAGTGGTGCGGATGCCCTTTGCCGATGCGCCGATTGATGTCGATAATCCGGGCGACTTTGCCCGGACCGAGGCGATCCTCAAAAAGCGGCGCGGCGCGGCTTAG
- a CDS encoding thioesterase family protein: MNKFTKTFTAEPHHIDELGHVNNSVWVQWIQDMATAHWSAVADPLHQEQFFWVVIRHEIDYRGNIAEGENATGTTYIPGDAKGAKSVRVVEFTDANGKPLVTAKTTWAMLDKESGRLARVRPEVLAPFRQSE, translated from the coding sequence GTGAACAAGTTCACCAAGACCTTCACAGCCGAGCCTCATCATATCGATGAGCTCGGCCATGTGAACAATTCGGTCTGGGTCCAGTGGATTCAAGACATGGCCACCGCGCATTGGTCTGCGGTGGCTGATCCGCTGCATCAAGAGCAGTTCTTCTGGGTCGTGATCCGCCACGAGATCGACTATCGCGGCAATATAGCTGAAGGCGAGAACGCGACTGGCACGACCTACATCCCCGGCGATGCCAAGGGCGCAAAATCGGTGCGCGTGGTCGAATTCACCGATGCCAATGGAAAACCGCTGGTCACCGCCAAAACCACTTGGGCAATGCTCGACAAGGAAAGCGGAAGGTTAGCGCGCGTGCGGCCAGAAGTGCTCGCACCCTTCCGCCAAAGCGAATAG
- a CDS encoding YggS family pyridoxal phosphate-dependent enzyme: protein MESAADKLAEVRENIARMCKPARRKPEEVTLIAVSKTHPAERITPLLEAGHRVFGENRVQEAADKWPDLREQYAGVELHLIGQLQSNKAEEAVELFDVIHSLDRPSLLKALAKAMDKAGRRVPCFVQVNIGDEEQKGGCSIADLPAFLEQVRAADIPVAGLMCLPPSGIEPAPFFAFLAKLAKDNGVEGLSMGMSGDYETAVQMGATHVRVGTALFGARG, encoded by the coding sequence ATGGAAAGTGCAGCCGACAAACTCGCCGAAGTGCGCGAAAACATCGCCCGTATGTGCAAACCTGCGCGGCGCAAGCCCGAAGAGGTGACTTTGATCGCGGTCAGCAAGACGCATCCTGCCGAACGCATCACCCCACTGCTTGAGGCAGGGCACCGCGTCTTCGGCGAAAACCGCGTGCAGGAGGCAGCTGACAAATGGCCTGACCTTCGCGAGCAGTATGCTGGTGTAGAGCTCCACCTCATCGGCCAGCTGCAATCGAACAAGGCCGAGGAAGCGGTGGAATTGTTTGATGTGATCCACTCACTCGACCGGCCAAGTCTGCTGAAAGCTCTCGCCAAGGCGATGGACAAGGCGGGCCGCCGAGTGCCTTGCTTCGTTCAGGTCAATATCGGTGATGAAGAGCAAAAGGGCGGCTGTTCAATCGCCGATTTGCCCGCCTTCCTTGAGCAAGTGCGCGCCGCCGACATTCCCGTCGCGGGCCTTATGTGCCTGCCGCCTTCCGGCATCGAGCCAGCGCCCTTCTTCGCCTTTCTCGCAAAGCTTGCGAAAGACAATGGGGTAGAGGGCCTCTCGATGGGGATGAGCGGCGATTATGAAACCGCGGTGCAAATGGGCGCGACCCATGTGCGGGTGGGCACGGCTCTGTTCGGCGCGCGCGGGTAG
- a CDS encoding S9 family peptidase — protein sequence MSQFLRSVLTCAAACALLASSPATANTHKDERSVPENTAATPPIAEKREHSYTHHGITISDPYDWLYDKSYPTIDDEDVLDYVKAENAYFEAKMAGQEELTEALFKEMRARIKEDDSTVPQRNGDYLYWSEFEEGAQYRKHYRKPVAGGEPQLILDQNELAEGLEYFRLGALSVSKNGRYLAYSTDTNGSERYTARIKDLETGELLSDELTGLRGGITWVANDTGLVYTPSTEEWRSLEIKLHTIGEPNDSDVTLYLEGDQSFSVGAGLSAQEDYLIIATGDNETSEVRFVSADNPTGELTLVKPRQKGVEYNIDIREGELWVWSNDEHINFRLAKADLATPGEWETVIAGSNDFYLTDFDLFETFFVTEGRLNGLDQVQIRRYDAPLEIEPISFPEASYDAGLTYNPEYDQTVLRLSYESMVTPDTVYDYDVTAKTLTTLKTQEIPSGYDASQYVTERVEIEARDGTMVPVSIVMRKDREEILKKAGIEGPGPLHLYAYGAYGYAVPPGFSTTRLSLVDRGFAYAIAHIRGGDDLGRRWYLQGKMFERTNTFNDFVDAGRGLIKRGYTAEGMVTASGGSAGGELMGAIINQDPKQYGAIVAHVPFVDVLNTMLNEDLPLTPGEWQEWGNPITSKESFAYILSYSPYDQVKAQDYPPMLVTAGLNDPRVTYWEPAKWVAKLRDTKTDDNLLLLKTNMGAGHGGQSGRWNSLKETAEEYAFILWQMGMAGE from the coding sequence ATGTCGCAATTCTTGCGATCAGTCCTTACCTGTGCTGCGGCCTGCGCCCTTTTGGCAAGCAGTCCAGCCACCGCCAACACTCACAAGGATGAGCGCTCAGTGCCCGAAAACACCGCTGCCACTCCCCCCATCGCCGAAAAACGCGAGCACAGCTACACCCACCACGGGATTACGATTTCCGATCCGTATGACTGGCTTTACGACAAGTCCTATCCCACCATCGATGATGAGGACGTGCTTGATTATGTGAAAGCTGAAAACGCCTATTTCGAGGCGAAGATGGCGGGTCAGGAAGAGCTCACTGAGGCGTTGTTCAAAGAGATGCGCGCGCGGATCAAGGAAGACGATTCGACCGTCCCACAGCGCAATGGCGACTATCTTTACTGGTCCGAGTTTGAAGAGGGCGCGCAATATCGCAAGCACTATCGCAAACCTGTAGCAGGCGGTGAGCCGCAGCTGATCCTCGACCAGAACGAACTTGCCGAGGGGCTTGAATATTTCCGCCTGGGCGCTTTGAGCGTGAGCAAAAACGGGCGCTATCTCGCCTATTCCACCGACACCAATGGATCGGAACGTTACACGGCTAGAATCAAGGATCTGGAGACAGGCGAGCTTCTTTCCGACGAACTCACCGGGCTTCGCGGCGGGATCACCTGGGTCGCTAATGACACGGGCCTGGTTTACACGCCTTCAACCGAGGAATGGCGCAGTCTTGAGATCAAGCTGCACACCATTGGCGAGCCTAACGACAGCGATGTCACACTCTACCTTGAGGGTGACCAAAGCTTCAGCGTTGGCGCGGGGCTATCGGCGCAAGAAGATTATCTCATCATTGCGACCGGCGACAATGAGACGAGCGAAGTGCGCTTTGTTTCGGCTGACAACCCGACCGGCGAGCTCACTCTGGTGAAACCGCGACAAAAGGGTGTCGAATACAACATCGACATTCGTGAAGGTGAGCTTTGGGTGTGGTCCAATGACGAGCACATCAACTTCCGCCTTGCGAAAGCGGACTTGGCAACGCCGGGTGAGTGGGAAACGGTGATCGCTGGCTCCAACGATTTCTACCTCACCGATTTCGATCTGTTTGAGACGTTCTTTGTCACCGAAGGGCGTTTGAACGGCCTCGATCAGGTGCAAATCCGTCGCTACGACGCGCCGCTCGAAATCGAGCCGATCAGCTTTCCGGAGGCAAGCTATGACGCAGGCCTCACCTACAACCCCGAATACGATCAAACCGTGCTGCGCCTTTCCTATGAAAGCATGGTCACGCCCGACACGGTCTATGACTATGACGTGACGGCAAAGACGCTGACCACGCTGAAGACACAGGAAATCCCGAGCGGCTACGACGCATCGCAATATGTGACCGAACGCGTTGAGATCGAAGCGCGCGATGGGACGATGGTTCCGGTCAGCATTGTGATGCGCAAGGACCGCGAGGAAATCTTGAAGAAAGCCGGGATCGAGGGTCCGGGTCCGCTGCACCTCTATGCTTACGGCGCTTACGGCTATGCCGTGCCGCCGGGTTTCTCGACCACGCGGCTTAGCCTTGTTGATCGCGGTTTCGCCTATGCGATTGCGCATATCAGGGGCGGCGATGACTTGGGGCGGCGCTGGTATCTTCAAGGCAAGATGTTCGAGCGCACCAACACCTTCAACGACTTCGTCGATGCAGGGCGTGGGCTCATAAAGCGTGGCTACACCGCCGAGGGCATGGTGACAGCCTCGGGCGGTTCGGCAGGCGGCGAGTTGATGGGGGCGATCATTAACCAAGACCCCAAGCAATATGGCGCAATCGTTGCCCATGTACCCTTTGTTGACGTACTCAACACCATGCTCAACGAGGACCTGCCGCTGACGCCGGGCGAATGGCAGGAATGGGGTAATCCGATCACGAGCAAAGAGAGCTTTGCCTATATCCTTTCCTACAGCCCCTATGATCAGGTGAAGGCACAGGATTATCCGCCCATGCTGGTCACCGCCGGCCTGAACGACCCGCGCGTTACCTACTGGGAGCCCGCCAAATGGGTCGCAAAGCTGCGCGACACCAAAACGGACGACAATCTGCTGCTTCTCAAGACCAACATGGGCGCAGGGCATGGCGGTCAGTCGGGTCGCTGGAACAGCTTGAAGGAGACGGCGGAAGAATACGCCTTTATCCTGTGGCAAATGGGAATGGCCGGTGAGTAG
- a CDS encoding DNA translocase FtsK 4TM domain-containing protein, which yields MATRAVSTRKPTPADWRIGLRRSIRRAAQMTGAGGLLLAMMFLGLALASYTQTDPSPSTAADPSQVSNWMGSWGAWAADRVLFAFGLPGVLLLPLLYISARKLWRAVELDTEEGERTRWWLPAGLLLIAMVLLGTVLALAFDTSAGSLPAQLGGVSGLLGASGIEAVASRFGEGLSGWITLGAALLCLAGGTVLLTRIFAIDWRALLTLPNFVTNSSIGSTLAARLPFLAPKEPAQSFDEEEEDAIAAPASKARRQAKAEPKEEPAPRRSPEITDPSAPPKRANPATKKNQRDMFATFELPSLDLLADPPEDNAPKLDKLALERNARLLENVLDDFNVKGEITAVRTGPVVTMYELEPAPGIKASRVVGLAEDIARNMSAISARVSPIPGKTVMGIELPNKDRQMVALKELAECADFVDHKGALPIILGKDIAGEPIVADLAAMPHLLVAGTTGSGKSVGLNCILMSLLYRFTPEECRLILIDPKVLELKTYDDIPHLLSPVVTEPHKSVRALKWAVEEMERRYRMMSSINSRNLSGFNEKVRNAIAKGKPLGRRVQTGFDPDTGEQLYEEEQLDYEPLPQIVLIVDELADLMVTVGKEIEILIQRLSQKSRAAGIHLIMATQRPSVDVITGVIKANLPTRISFKVTSRIDSRTILGEQGSEQLLGKGDMLYKPNTGATVRVHGPFVSDDEVEAVADFWRAQGAPEYVDAVTEEPEDGGGLNFEDDFTASDNPDERKYRQACQIVIENQKASGSWLQRQMGVGYNTAAKWIERMESEGLVGPANHVGRREIFRDQDGNPI from the coding sequence ATGGCGACCCGCGCAGTGAGCACCCGTAAACCCACTCCAGCAGACTGGCGCATCGGCCTTCGCCGCAGCATTCGCCGCGCCGCCCAGATGACGGGCGCTGGTGGGCTATTGCTTGCGATGATGTTCTTAGGCCTCGCGCTGGCCAGCTATACTCAAACCGACCCAAGCCCATCGACCGCAGCCGATCCTTCTCAGGTCAGCAATTGGATGGGCAGCTGGGGCGCATGGGCAGCAGACCGGGTGCTGTTCGCCTTTGGATTGCCAGGCGTGTTGCTCCTGCCGCTGCTTTACATTTCGGCGCGAAAATTGTGGCGCGCGGTGGAGCTTGACACCGAGGAAGGCGAGCGCACGCGCTGGTGGCTGCCAGCCGGACTTCTCCTCATCGCAATGGTGCTTTTAGGCACGGTTCTGGCGCTTGCTTTCGACACTTCAGCTGGATCGCTGCCAGCGCAATTGGGCGGTGTATCGGGGCTATTGGGCGCGAGCGGAATTGAGGCCGTGGCCTCGCGCTTTGGCGAAGGGCTTTCCGGATGGATCACCCTTGGCGCCGCGCTTCTGTGCCTTGCTGGCGGTACAGTCCTACTCACCCGCATCTTCGCGATTGATTGGCGCGCGCTTCTCACGCTGCCGAATTTCGTCACCAATTCCTCAATCGGCAGCACTCTGGCCGCGCGCCTGCCGTTCCTCGCGCCGAAGGAGCCAGCGCAGTCCTTCGATGAAGAAGAAGAAGACGCCATTGCCGCCCCGGCAAGCAAAGCGCGCCGTCAGGCAAAGGCGGAGCCCAAGGAAGAACCCGCCCCGCGCCGTTCGCCTGAGATCACCGACCCGTCCGCACCGCCCAAGCGCGCCAATCCGGCAACGAAAAAGAACCAGCGCGATATGTTCGCGACCTTCGAATTGCCAAGCCTTGATCTGCTTGCCGACCCGCCGGAGGATAACGCGCCAAAGCTCGACAAGCTGGCTCTCGAACGCAACGCGCGTCTGCTTGAAAATGTGCTCGATGATTTTAACGTCAAGGGCGAGATCACCGCCGTGCGAACCGGCCCGGTTGTCACCATGTATGAGCTGGAGCCTGCGCCCGGCATCAAGGCGAGCCGCGTTGTGGGTTTGGCCGAAGACATTGCCCGCAATATGAGCGCGATTTCTGCGCGTGTCTCTCCCATCCCTGGCAAGACAGTCATGGGCATCGAACTGCCCAATAAAGACCGCCAGATGGTGGCCCTGAAAGAGCTTGCTGAGTGCGCGGACTTTGTCGATCACAAGGGCGCACTTCCGATCATTCTGGGTAAAGACATTGCGGGCGAGCCAATTGTCGCGGACCTTGCCGCCATGCCTCACCTGCTTGTCGCAGGCACCACGGGTTCGGGTAAATCGGTGGGGCTCAACTGTATCCTCATGTCGCTGCTCTACCGCTTTACGCCTGAGGAATGCCGCCTGATCCTGATTGATCCCAAGGTGCTTGAGCTAAAGACATACGACGACATCCCCCACCTTCTCTCCCCGGTGGTGACAGAGCCCCACAAATCGGTGCGCGCGCTGAAATGGGCGGTTGAGGAGATGGAGCGTCGCTATCGGATGATGAGCTCGATCAATTCGCGCAACCTGTCCGGCTTCAACGAAAAAGTGCGTAATGCGATCGCCAAGGGCAAGCCTTTGGGAAGGCGCGTGCAGACCGGGTTTGATCCTGATACGGGCGAGCAGCTTTATGAAGAAGAACAGCTCGATTACGAACCCCTGCCGCAGATCGTTCTGATCGTCGATGAGCTTGCCGACCTTATGGTCACCGTGGGCAAGGAAATTGAAATCCTGATCCAGCGACTTTCGCAAAAATCACGCGCGGCTGGCATCCACTTGATCATGGCGACGCAGCGCCCATCGGTCGATGTGATCACCGGCGTGATTAAGGCGAACCTGCCCACCCGCATCAGCTTTAAAGTCACGAGCCGCATCGACAGTCGCACCATTTTGGGTGAGCAAGGCTCTGAACAGCTGCTTGGCAAGGGTGATATGCTTTACAAGCCCAACACCGGGGCAACTGTGCGCGTTCACGGGCCATTTGTCAGCGATGACGAGGTTGAGGCGGTCGCCGATTTCTGGAGGGCGCAAGGCGCACCTGAATATGTCGATGCCGTGACCGAGGAACCAGAAGACGGTGGCGGCCTCAATTTCGAGGACGACTTTACCGCGTCCGATAATCCGGACGAGCGCAAATATCGCCAAGCGTGTCAGATCGTGATCGAAAACCAGAAAGCGTCAGGCTCATGGCTCCAGCGTCAGATGGGCGTGGGCTACAACACTGCTGCCAAGTGGATTGAACGGATGGAGAGCGAGGGGTTGGTTGGCCCTGCGAACCATGTGGGCCGGCGTGAGATTTTCCGCGACCAGGATGGCAATCCGATCTAG
- a CDS encoding GGDEF domain-containing protein, producing MQWEQIFKPAALGSAALAGAILAFPAQAQILAQVQLLASTGSAAGSAAPAAPAASPSAFFIITTVLAIGLCLFIARRLWVVHCERDAAWEEVASLQALTERDPLTGLLNRRVVEERFETLRSQGFDTFALIDLDQFKGVNDRYGHQVGDDVLVACGDALRGSEQRDYLAMRLGGEEFVVLLRGQDAYFRAEALRETLPLKIARAVPVLEEPVTASMGLIELPRTGHGVFSFKELYRRADQLLYNAKASGRNRTCFERLTVFNNAPPSRGSAQKIASECESQKAA from the coding sequence ATGCAATGGGAACAAATCTTCAAACCAGCTGCCTTGGGCTCTGCCGCCCTGGCGGGTGCAATTCTCGCTTTTCCAGCTCAGGCTCAGATTCTGGCACAAGTCCAGCTTCTGGCCAGCACCGGGTCAGCGGCGGGCTCTGCCGCACCTGCTGCCCCTGCTGCCTCGCCAAGCGCATTCTTCATTATCACAACCGTGCTTGCTATCGGGCTATGCCTGTTTATCGCGCGGCGGCTTTGGGTCGTGCACTGTGAAAGAGACGCGGCCTGGGAAGAAGTCGCCTCGCTGCAAGCTTTGACCGAGCGCGACCCGCTGACCGGGCTGTTGAACCGCCGCGTGGTTGAGGAACGCTTCGAGACATTGCGCAGCCAGGGCTTTGATACTTTTGCGCTTATCGATCTTGACCAGTTCAAGGGTGTCAATGATCGTTACGGCCATCAGGTCGGCGATGATGTGCTTGTCGCTTGCGGCGATGCGCTTCGCGGGAGCGAGCAGCGGGACTATCTTGCGATGCGCCTTGGCGGGGAGGAATTTGTCGTTCTTTTGCGCGGTCAAGATGCGTATTTTCGCGCCGAAGCCTTGCGCGAGACACTGCCGCTGAAAATCGCGCGTGCTGTGCCTGTATTGGAAGAACCTGTCACCGCAAGCATGGGGCTGATCGAATTGCCACGCACCGGCCACGGTGTCTTCAGCTTCAAAGAGCTTTATCGGCGCGCGGATCAGCTTTTGTACAATGCGAAAGCATCGGGCCGCAACCGCACCTGTTTTGAGCGTTTGACGGTGTTCAACAATGCTCCGCCCAGCCGTGGATCTGCGCAAAAAATTGCGTCCGAATGTGAGAGCCAGAAAGCCGCGTAA
- a CDS encoding MmgE/PrpD family protein, which produces MSETHTSNALNAYACWVAQTARDWPQDALHIAKRSLIDTLACMVPGAADSAPSKLWPVVKTWGSGPSTAVARSESLSAPGAALFNGTCAHALDFDDNFDPAKAHSSAVLIPALLALAEAEDAPIGDVFDGYIVGLQIMGRVGQGVNPFHRSRGWHATGTMGAIGAAAGCARLLRLDAEKAAHAISLSTSLAGGFMSQFGSDTKPIHAGLAASGGVQAALMARGGITAGTGTLEGPTGLRTLMVGPDVEELAASMEGKAEHGQTMRFDADEVGEPLHILEHGLKIKRFPNCGSLHRALDGLIALMQSHDFSADMVENVHIAAPAAHLRNLMHENPQTPAQAKFSLEYSLAAALYSGDVGLDDYEPEAIHRPQVRALMPLITKDYVEKLESDFPTQVHLTLKDGRNFESHHAMPVGSKAHPMSDEQLWQKLETCLASARGFTPDSLLEELANLDPDKPCRQLMASTQM; this is translated from the coding sequence ATGTCCGAAACGCACACTTCAAACGCTCTCAACGCCTACGCCTGCTGGGTAGCCCAAACTGCGAGGGATTGGCCGCAAGATGCGCTCCATATCGCCAAACGGTCGCTGATCGACACGCTCGCGTGTATGGTGCCGGGAGCCGCCGACAGTGCGCCGAGCAAGCTTTGGCCAGTGGTCAAGACGTGGGGCAGCGGGCCTTCGACAGCGGTCGCCCGCAGCGAAAGCTTGTCTGCGCCGGGTGCAGCCTTGTTCAACGGCACCTGTGCCCACGCGCTCGATTTCGATGACAACTTTGATCCGGCTAAGGCGCACTCCTCGGCGGTATTGATCCCAGCCCTCCTCGCACTTGCAGAGGCCGAGGATGCACCAATTGGCGATGTCTTCGATGGCTACATCGTCGGCCTTCAGATCATGGGGCGTGTCGGTCAGGGGGTGAACCCGTTTCACCGCAGCCGTGGCTGGCACGCAACGGGCACGATGGGCGCAATTGGCGCGGCCGCTGGCTGTGCGCGATTGCTGCGCCTCGATGCCGAAAAGGCCGCCCATGCAATCTCGCTTTCAACCAGCCTCGCGGGCGGATTTATGAGTCAGTTCGGCTCTGACACCAAGCCCATTCACGCAGGGCTCGCGGCGAGCGGCGGTGTGCAAGCGGCACTGATGGCGCGGGGCGGGATCACCGCTGGTACCGGGACACTTGAGGGGCCAACAGGCCTTCGCACGCTTATGGTTGGACCCGATGTGGAGGAGCTTGCTGCCTCAATGGAAGGCAAGGCGGAGCACGGCCAGACCATGCGTTTTGATGCAGACGAGGTGGGCGAACCGCTCCACATCTTGGAGCATGGCCTCAAGATTAAACGCTTCCCCAATTGTGGTAGCCTTCACCGAGCGCTCGACGGACTTATCGCGTTGATGCAGAGCCACGATTTCAGCGCCGACATGGTCGAGAACGTCCATATCGCTGCGCCTGCCGCTCACTTGCGCAATCTGATGCACGAAAACCCGCAAACGCCTGCACAAGCAAAGTTCAGCCTCGAATACAGCCTTGCTGCCGCGCTTTATTCTGGCGATGTGGGACTTGACGATTATGAGCCTGAGGCGATCCACCGGCCACAGGTGCGCGCGCTGATGCCGCTCATCACCAAGGACTATGTCGAGAAGCTCGAAAGCGATTTTCCGACGCAGGTCCATCTCACTCTTAAAGATGGGCGCAACTTTGAAAGCCATCACGCAATGCCTGTGGGTAGTAAAGCGCACCCGATGTCTGATGAACAATTGTGGCAAAAGCTCGAAACCTGCCTTGCGAGCGCTCGCGGCTTTACCCCGGACAGTTTGCTCGAAGAACTTGCAAACCTTGACCCGGACAAGCCTTGCCGCCAATTGATGGCCTCAACGCAAATGTAA
- a CDS encoding thiamine phosphate synthase, which yields MRNSTLPLIWLISDERNDAELEATLKRLPRKSGFIYRHYHLPDPERWERFRELRRVAKAYGHTVILSDSAITAKEWGADGIYASPRSLWPRRAGLLHLATAHDLNELGLANRLGADAVLLSPIFATRSHPGGRVLGPSRFRLLASQSRVPVIALGGMTAQRARTLQWPRWAAIDGLSSPLLA from the coding sequence GTGCGAAACTCAACTCTTCCCTTGATCTGGCTGATCTCTGACGAGCGCAATGATGCGGAACTTGAGGCGACCTTAAAACGCCTGCCGCGAAAAAGCGGCTTTATCTACCGCCACTATCACCTGCCTGATCCTGAACGGTGGGAACGGTTCCGCGAGCTGCGCCGGGTTGCCAAGGCTTATGGCCACACCGTGATCCTCTCCGACAGTGCAATCACGGCAAAGGAGTGGGGCGCGGATGGGATTTACGCAAGCCCGCGCTCGCTCTGGCCCCGGCGCGCTGGATTGCTGCACTTGGCCACCGCACATGATCTGAATGAATTGGGCTTGGCTAACCGATTGGGAGCGGACGCAGTGTTGCTTTCCCCCATATTTGCCACGCGTTCTCATCCCGGTGGCAGAGTGCTTGGACCATCGCGTTTTCGCCTTCTCGCATCGCAATCACGTGTTCCGGTGATTGCTCTTGGTGGTATGACCGCGCAGCGCGCCCGGACCCTACAATGGCCGCGATGGGCCGCAATTGATGGGCTCAGCTCACCTCTCTTGGCTTGA